A region of the Myxococcus stipitatus DSM 14675 genome:
CAGGCGCCCGCGACAACGCAGGCCACCGCACCCACGGCACAAGATCCCACGACAGCGCAGGCCTCCACTGAGGCCGCCGCGTCCACGACAAAGGCGCCTGCGACAGCTCAGGCTTCCACTGAGACCGCCGCGTCCGAGGCACAGGCGCCTGCGACAGCGCAGGTTACCACCGGGGCCGCCGCGTCCACGGCACAAGTTCCCGCGACGACGCCTGCATCCACCGGGGCCGCCGCGTCCACGGCACAAGTTCCCGCGACGACGCCTGCATCCACCGGGGCCGCCGCCGCATCCACGGCACAAGCTCCCGCGACAACGCAGGCATCCACTGGGACCGCCGCACCTGCAGCACAATCTCCCGCGACAACTCAGGCCACCGAGTCCGCAGGACAAGCTCCCGCGACAACACAGCCCTCTACTGAGGCCGCCGCGCCTGCGGCACAAGCTCCCGCGACAACGCAGGTGACTGCGTCCGCACCACAGGCACTCACGACAGCGCAGGCCTCCACTGAGGCCGCCGCGCCTGCGGCACAGGCTCCCGCGACAACACAGGCCTCCACTGGGGCCGCCGCGCCTGCGGCACAGGCTCCCGCGACAACACAGGCCTCCACTGGGGCCGCCGCGTCCGAGGAACAAGCTCCCGCGACAACTCAGTCCTCCACTGAGGTCGCCGCGTCCACGGCACAGGCTCCCGCGACAACGCAGGCATCCACTGGGGCCGCCGCGTCCGAGGCACAAGCTCCCGCGACAACTCAGTCCTCCACCGGGGCCACAACGTCCGCGGCACAAGTTCCCGCGACAACGCCTGCATCCACCGCATCCGCGGCACAGGCCCCCGCGACAACACCATCCTCCACTGCGGCCACCACACCTCCGGTGCAGGCCCCCGCCACCTCGCGCCCCTCACCCGACCCCACCGAGCCCGCGAGCCCACCGACCGACACGGACTCCGCACGGAACCGTCGCCGCGCCATCCTCGACGTCTCCGTCGCCTCGCCGTCTCCCACCGTTCCCGAAGTGGTGCTGGGCATCGACCTGGGCACCTCCCACGCCCGCGTCGCCGTCTTCCACGAAGGCACTGCCCAGCTCATCCCACTCCCCGGCACCGACGAGACCGAACTTCCCGCCCTCGTCGCGGTCGACGGTCAGGACGAACTGCTCGTCGGCGCGGCCGCCCAGGTCGAATCCCTGCGCGCCCCTCGCCGTGCGGCCCCGGGCCTCATGCGCTTGCTCGGCCTCCGCGCACGCTCCCCCCGCCTGCGCAACCTCGCCCCTCAGCTCCCCTTCCCCGTCGCCGCCGACCCGAGCGGCGATGCAGCAGTGGAGCTCGGCGGCCGGCTCGTCGCCCCCACCCTCTTCACCGCCCTCCTCCTGCGCGAGCTGAAGCACGCCGCCACCACATTCGTCGGCCGGAAGGCCACTCGCGCCGTCATCTGCGCCCCCACTCACTTCACCGACCGGCAACGCGCCGCCCTCCGTGACGCGGCCACCATGGCCGGGCTCGATGCCCAGCGCATCCTCACCGCCCCCGCCGCCGCGGCCCTCGCGCATGGCCACGGCCGGAGCATGGCGCGCAAGCGGGTCCTCGTCGTGGACCTCGGCGGTGGTGGGCTCGGCGTGTGCGTGGTCCAGGTGACGGGCGACGACCTCGAGGTCATCACCACCGGCGGAGACCCACTGGTCGGCGGCCTCGACTTCGACGCCCGCATCGCCGAGGCCCTCGCCAGCGACCTCGCCGAACAAGGCATCCCCCGCCCTACCCACTCCCTCGACTGGGCCCCGCTGCGCACCGCCGCCGAGTCCGCCAAGGTCGCCCTCTCCGAGCGCCAGCACGCCGACATCTCCCTGTCCTCGGGCACCGTGCCGCCCTTGAGCCGCGAGCGACTCGAAGCCCTCACCGCGGACCTCGCCCAACGCGTGACGTCCGTCGTGCGCGAGGTCCTCGACTCCAACGCACTCTCCCCTCAGGGCCTCGACGCCGTGCTCCTCGTGGGCGGCCAGGGACGAACCCCGCTCGTCCGCCGCCGCCTGGAAGAGAGCCTCGGAGTCCCCGTCCGCGACGACGTCGACGCCCGAGGCGCCGCGGCCCTCGGTGCCGCCCTGCTCGGCCACGGCCTCCTCCTCGCCGAGAGCGGCAAGCCCGCCGCCTCCGTCTCCGAGGTCCTCACCGCCCCCATCGGTGTCGCCGAGCGCGGAGGCACCCTGCGCCGGGTCCTCGAGCGCACCACCCGCCTGCCCGCGGGCAAGACGCTCGTCCTCCCCACCACTCCAGGCCCGCTGGAGCTCGCCCTCTTCCAAGGCGCCTCCCCGCTCGCCGCGGAGAACGAGTACCTGGGACGCCTCTCCCTCAACGTGGAGCGCGCGGGCGAAGTCGAGCTGCACTTCGCGCTCTCCGCCGACGGCACCCTGTCCCTGGAAGCCACCCTGCCCGGCGTCCGCCGCCAGCCCGTCTCCCTCTCCCTGGAGGACCTGGACGACGCGGCACGCGAGGCGCTCGTCGCCCGCTCGCCGCTCCAAGGCGAACCCGAGGCTCGCCCCAGTGGGCTGCTGTCCGGATTGAAGAAGCTCTTCGGTCGCCGCTGAGCGCTTCTCCGGCCGGCTTCTCGCGGGCCTTCCGAACCACCGCCACCCCAGTGGCCCCTCTCTGTAGCCAACTCAACGGATGCCCACCTTTCCGCTGACCCAAACTGCGGGGAGGGATGCGATGCGACGATTGATGGTGGGAGGAGTTGCCGCTGCGGCGTTGGGACTGGCCACTCCTGCAGCAGCCGCCGTGGAAGCGCAGAACGTCGCCAAGGGACTCGGCGTCAGACAGGACCCGGCCTTCGGCTTCGACTTCCACCTGGGCATGGGCAGCCTGACGGGCTCGCTCGGTGACGACGTCGGCCTGGGCTGGCTCGTGGGCTTCAACGCCGTGACGATGCCCTGGAAGTATGTGGGCCTGGAGGTCGGCTATGAGCTGGAACGTCTGCCCATCAAGGCCAGCCGCGTCGGCGACGAGGGCGAGGCCCTGTGGCGCAACAACCTGGGCCTCCTCGTGAAGGCCGGGCCGCTCATCCAGGACAAGTGGCGGCCCTACATCGGCACCGGCTTCGGCGTCAGCTACTTCAACCCGTCCGACGGCGCCGACCACGTCTACGACAGCGACTGGACCACCGAAATCCCCATCATCGTCGGCGCCGAGTACCGCCTCGGCTACTTCTACGCGGGCATCCGAGGCTCCTACAGCTTCATCGGCGGCGAGGACATCGTGGACCGTCCCGGCACGACGGAGAACGCCCACGGCGGTCTCCTCAACGCCACGCTCACGCTGGGCGCCCGCTTCTAGCGCGCCCCGACGTCACACCGTCGCCAGACGCAGCACCGTCTCGGGGCGTGGGTCCTTCGCCCACGCCTCGAGCAACACCGCCGCCGGAGAGCGCTTCGACGCCGCCACTTCCGCCAGCGGGTCCAACAGCGGCGCGTCCGCGGCATCCAGCCGCTGCAGGCCCCGCCGTGCAATCCCCACCATCTCCTCCGCCAACCGGTACAGCTCCTGGGAGCCCAGCCGCCCCTCCAGCCCCTCGCGGCGCGCGGTGTCGTGGAAGGCCAGGTGCTCGGCGTACGTGAGCTTCGGCAGGAGCTTCTCCGCCTCGTCCAGCGCGGTGGTGTCGTAGAGGATGCCTCGCCACAGCGCCGCCAGCGCGCCCGTCATCCCCGCGGTGCCGCAGTCCGCGCCACGCACCTCCAGGACCTTCTTCAGCCGCACCTCGGGGAAGAGCGTGGACAGGTGGTCCGTCCAGTCGTCCATGTCCGCGGGCTGTCCCTCGAACCCGTCGCTCAGGAGCTGCCGGAACGTGAGCTTCGGGTGCAGGTACTGCCCGTTGCGACGCAGGAAGAGCAGCGGCGCATCCATCGCCCACTCGACATAGGCGCGGTACGAGAACGAACCATCGAAGAACGCGGGCAGGTACCCACAGCGCGTCGGGTCCACCTCGTCCCAGACGCGGTTGCGGAAGGACATGTAGCCGGAGGGCTTGCCCTCCACCAACGGGCTGTTGGCGTACAGCGCGTTCATGAGGGGCGCCAGCCGCGCCACCACCACCGTCTTCCGGACGCAGTCCGCCTCATCCGTCCAGTCGAGCGACACCTGCCCCGTGGCCGTCATCAACATCATGTTGAGCGCCAGCCGACCGCGCTCCGGCAGGGTGCGCCGCATCACCAGGTAGCGCGTCTTGGGCATCCACGGCATCGACGCCGTCGACCCCGTGAGGCGGTACCCCAGCGTCACCAGCCGCAGCCCCAACTCCCCCGCCGCCGCCTTCACCTGCGCCAGGTGCGCCAGGTTCTCCGCATGGGCCTCGCGGGCCGTGACGAAGGGACTGCCGGACAGCTCGAACTGTCCACCCGGCTCCAGGGAGATGGTCGCCGCGCCCTGCGCCTGCTGGAGCGCGATGATGGGGGACTCGGGCGTCTCCCGGAACGGGACGTAGCCGTCCGGGGCCAGCCGGCTCAACAGCGCCCCCACCCCCGACGCCCCCTCATAGGGAACGGGCGAGTCGCCGCCGACCGGAAACAGGAGCTTTTCGTGCTCCAGGCCCAGGCGCAGTGCGCCATGAGGCTTCTCGGCGGACCGGAAACCCGTCACCAGCATGTCGACGGAGGTGATGGGTTCGGAAGCAGCTCGCTTGAGGTCGAGGGACATGTGCGCGCCCTATATAACGGGGACCTCCGGACCCGCTTTCGATTTGCGCACCGCGCCCGCCATGAGCCCCACCTCTCCCGTCCCCACCCTCTCCCCCCAGGCCCGCCTGTCCGATTTCTTCCAGGGACTGGGACTGCTTGGCCGAGCCTCCGGCCTCATCTTCCGCTCCCGCCGGCTCTTCGTCCTGTCCGCCCTGTGCGCCGCGGTCACCGCCGTCGCCCTGGTGGGCCTGGCCTGGCTCCTGTGGAACCACGCCCCGCGCCTGCTGGGCTCACTCTGGACCCTCCCCGACTCCTGGTACGGCCGAGGCGCCTGGTACACCCTCCTGGTCCTCACCTCGCTCGTGCTCTGGGTGGTGGGGGCCAACATCGTCCCCCCGCTGCTCCTGGCCCCCCTCCAGGACCCCATCTCCGAGGTCACCGAGTCCCTCTGCGGAGGCGGCGAAGGCCCGCCCTTCAGCCTCGCGGGCTTCATGCGGGGCATCGTCACGGGCGTGGCGCACACCCTGGCCCGGCTCTTCTTCCTCGTCGCCGGGCTGACGCTCTTGTTGCCCCTGCATCTGATTCCCGGGGTGGGGAGCGTCTTGTGGACGGTGCTCGGCGGCCTGTGGACCATGACCTGGATGGCGGGCGAGTTCCTGGCCGCGCCCATGACACGGCACCTCTACCCCTTCGCCGAGGTGCGGCGGATGCTCCGTGAGCGCCGCGCCCTCTGCCTCGGCCTGGGGGCGGGCGTCTATGTCCTCTTGTGGCTGCCCATCCTGAACACCTTCTTCCTCCCGGTGGCCATCGTCGCGGGCACCCTGCTCTACCGGGGCCTGCGCCAGGCGGGCGTCCTCCCCCCGCCGCCCAGCGGCCAGGCAGGGGGCGGTGCCCTGAAATAAACGCCGCCACCGACTGTCGGTCCCACCTGGACGGGAACGCAGTGCCCACCAGGGACGTTCTGCCTCTTCAGCGGGGAGTCGACGCCTTGAAGCACCAGGAGGCCGTGATTAGGCTTGCCTGGCCGCTTCAATGCCCAGCTACCGTTTCAAAGGTTCGGATTTTCTAGGCATTTCACGCCACACCCCGGGGCGCTCCAACGCGCTCCAGCTTGGATGAATCACATGCCGCGTTTTCTCCGCCGCATCACCGCTGTTGCCGTGCTCCTCGGTGCCTGGGCACTCGTGGGCAGCCACCGCGCGCCGATTCCGCTGATGATGGGCGCTGCCGAGGCCGGGCAGGGACAGGGGACCTGGGACGGCAGCCTGCCCACCGCCAAGGGCGAGAAAGCTCCTCACGACCTCAACAGCCTTCGCGTGCTGACCAAGGTCATCCTCTACGTGAAGGAGAACTACGTCGACCCCAAGCGCATCAAGCCGAAGGAGATGATGATCTCCTCGCTGGAGTACGTGGAGAAGAGCGTCCCGGACGTCCTCGTCGACGGCAACGCGGAGACGGGCAAGCTGTCCGTCAACGTCAACGGCAAGACGCGGGAGTTCGACATCGGGCATGTCGACTCGCTGTGGAAGATGTCCTTCGCGCTCAAGGACGTGTTCGACTTCCTGTCGAAGAACATGCGTCCCATCGAGGACACGCGCGACATCGAGTACGCGGCGGTCAACGGCATGCTGTCCACGCTGGACCCGCACTCGGTGCTGCTGCGGCCGGAGCTGTACCGGGAGATGAAGCTGTCCACCAAGGGCGAGTTCGGTGGCCTGGGCTTCGTCATCCAGATGCGCGAGGGCAACCTCACCGTCGTCAAGGTGCTGCCCAAGACGCCCGCGCACCGCGCCGGCATCCAGAAGGATGACCGCATCAAGAAGATTGGCGAGGAGTCCACCGTCAACATGGACCTCAACGAGGCCGTGTCCAAGCTGCGCGGCCCGGTGGACAGCCGCATCACGATTACGGTGGAGCGCGACGGCTGGGACAAGCCCCGCGTGATGACGCTGGCGCGCGCGATGATCTCCATCGAGAGCGTGCAGCACAAGATGCTCGCCGGGAACGTGGGCTACATCCGCCTGAAGAACTTCCAGGGCAACACCACGCGAGACCTGGAGGCGGGGCTGAGCGAGCTGCGCAAGCAGGCCGACGCCAAGGGCGGCTTCAAGGGCCTGGTGCTGGACCTGCGCGGCAACCCGGGCGGTCTGCTCGAGCAGGCCATCCAGGTGTCCGACACGTTCCTGTCCAACGGCACCATCGTCGCGACGGTGGGCCTGTCGGACAAGCTGCGGGAGGAGAAGCGCGCGCGCCCCACGGAGGGCGAGGACGCGTACCCCATCGCGGTGCTGGTCAACGCAGGCAGCGCCTCCGCGTCGGAAATCGTGGCGGGCGCGCTGAAGAACCTCAACCGAGCGGTCATCATCGGCCGGCAGACGTTCGGCAAGGGCAGCGTGCAGGTGCTGTACGACTTCCCGGATGACAGCGCGCTGAAGCTGACCATCGCCAAGTACCTGACGCCCGGTGACGTCTCCATCCAGGAGGTCGGCATCGTCCCGGACATCCAGCTGGTGCCCACGCGGGTCACCGACGAGCGCGTGGACGTGTTCGCGTCGCGCCGCTCCATGGGTGAGGCGGACCTGGACCAGCACTTCGGCAACCCGGACTCGGCCACCGTCGCGAAGAAGCGCGAGGACGTGCTGGACCGCGAGAAGCCGCGCGAGAGCCTCAAGTACCTGAAGGTCGACCCCAAGCAGCAGGAGAAGCTGGCCACCGCCGCCAAGGAGGAGCCCAAGACGGCGCCGAAGACGGCGGCGACGGAGAAGCACCCCGAGCAGAAGAAGCATGGGGAGAACGACCCGCTGCTCGACACGGCGGGCCAGGGCGAGGACCTGGACGACCAGCTCGACGCGGAGTCGCAGGACGAAATCAAGGAGGACTTCGAGGTGCAGTTCGCGCGCGACTACGTGCTGCGCGCGCCGGCCAACACCCGTCAGCAGCAGCTGCAGCAGGGCAAGGGCTTCATCGAGCAGAAGCGCCGCGAGGAAGAGGCGCGCATCAACGCCGCCATCGCCGCGCTGGGCGTGGACTGGAGCCCGGGCCCGACGCCCAAGAGCGTGCAGCTGGCCGCGACGCTCTCGCCTTCTCCGGACGCGAAGATTGCCGCCGGCGACATGCTGGAGATGGTGGTGACGGCGGAGAACAAGGGCACCGAGCCGCTCAAGCGCGTGCGCGCGTGGACGGAGAGCGACAACGCCTTCCTGGACCGCCGCGAGTTCCTCTTCGGTGCGCTGAACCCGGGTGAGAAGAAGTCGTGGAAGGTGAAGGTGCGGCTGCCCAAGGACCTGACCAGCCGCCGCGACGACGTGACGGTGCGCTTCTTCGACGACC
Encoded here:
- a CDS encoding Hsp70 family protein — protein: MQAPATSRPSPDPTEPASPPTDTDSARNRRRAILDVSVASPSPTVPEVVLGIDLGTSHARVAVFHEGTAQLIPLPGTDETELPALVAVDGQDELLVGAAAQVESLRAPRRAAPGLMRLLGLRARSPRLRNLAPQLPFPVAADPSGDAAVELGGRLVAPTLFTALLLRELKHAATTFVGRKATRAVICAPTHFTDRQRAALRDAATMAGLDAQRILTAPAAAALAHGHGRSMARKRVLVVDLGGGGLGVCVVQVTGDDLEVITTGGDPLVGGLDFDARIAEALASDLAEQGIPRPTHSLDWAPLRTAAESAKVALSERQHADISLSSGTVPPLSRERLEALTADLAQRVTSVVREVLDSNALSPQGLDAVLLVGGQGRTPLVRRRLEESLGVPVRDDVDARGAAALGAALLGHGLLLAESGKPAASVSEVLTAPIGVAERGGTLRRVLERTTRLPAGKTLVLPTTPGPLELALFQGASPLAAENEYLGRLSLNVERAGEVELHFALSADGTLSLEATLPGVRRQPVSLSLEDLDDAAREALVARSPLQGEPEARPSGLLSGLKKLFGRR
- a CDS encoding EI24 domain-containing protein, whose amino-acid sequence is MSPTSPVPTLSPQARLSDFFQGLGLLGRASGLIFRSRRLFVLSALCAAVTAVALVGLAWLLWNHAPRLLGSLWTLPDSWYGRGAWYTLLVLTSLVLWVVGANIVPPLLLAPLQDPISEVTESLCGGGEGPPFSLAGFMRGIVTGVAHTLARLFFLVAGLTLLLPLHLIPGVGSVLWTVLGGLWTMTWMAGEFLAAPMTRHLYPFAEVRRMLRERRALCLGLGAGVYVLLWLPILNTFFLPVAIVAGTLLYRGLRQAGVLPPPPSGQAGGGALK
- a CDS encoding MXAN_5808 family serine peptidase codes for the protein MNHMPRFLRRITAVAVLLGAWALVGSHRAPIPLMMGAAEAGQGQGTWDGSLPTAKGEKAPHDLNSLRVLTKVILYVKENYVDPKRIKPKEMMISSLEYVEKSVPDVLVDGNAETGKLSVNVNGKTREFDIGHVDSLWKMSFALKDVFDFLSKNMRPIEDTRDIEYAAVNGMLSTLDPHSVLLRPELYREMKLSTKGEFGGLGFVIQMREGNLTVVKVLPKTPAHRAGIQKDDRIKKIGEESTVNMDLNEAVSKLRGPVDSRITITVERDGWDKPRVMTLARAMISIESVQHKMLAGNVGYIRLKNFQGNTTRDLEAGLSELRKQADAKGGFKGLVLDLRGNPGGLLEQAIQVSDTFLSNGTIVATVGLSDKLREEKRARPTEGEDAYPIAVLVNAGSASASEIVAGALKNLNRAVIIGRQTFGKGSVQVLYDFPDDSALKLTIAKYLTPGDVSIQEVGIVPDIQLVPTRVTDERVDVFASRRSMGEADLDQHFGNPDSATVAKKREDVLDREKPRESLKYLKVDPKQQEKLATAAKEEPKTAPKTAATEKHPEQKKHGENDPLLDTAGQGEDLDDQLDAESQDEIKEDFEVQFARDYVLRAPANTRQQQLQQGKGFIEQKRREEEARINAAIAALGVDWSPGPTPKSVQLAATLSPSPDAKIAAGDMLEMVVTAENKGTEPLKRVRAWTESDNAFLDRREFLFGALNPGEKKSWKVKVRLPKDLTSRRDDVTVRFFDDHGALPETRVAELNFVELPRPSFAFNWQVIDDCATCNSDGVVQRGESVAVMLDVTNVGTGVALDSFTQIKNGGDANIFIEKGRFKLGELKPGETKTARFQVEVKKGYKGDTFPLKLAIIDEPLEEFVMEKMELPVTDAGVATLDAKKGQVRLSEKTELLGSPVAEGRPVARVNAASAVLPVEAANKGFYRVEMEKGRFAFVRAQDAREVKSGKAAAPKLALTTTRRPPDIRLEVDPSAGGLVANGDKFTLSGVVADPNGLLDVYVLVNDQKVFFKGVDPKGGEPNTLKFSTEFALKEGNNNVLVVARESTDFASRRTLVIRRRPAEVAQKVSSPVPGGTKPQAQ
- a CDS encoding glutamate--cysteine ligase, which translates into the protein MSLDLKRAASEPITSVDMLVTGFRSAEKPHGALRLGLEHEKLLFPVGGDSPVPYEGASGVGALLSRLAPDGYVPFRETPESPIIALQQAQGAATISLEPGGQFELSGSPFVTAREAHAENLAHLAQVKAAAGELGLRLVTLGYRLTGSTASMPWMPKTRYLVMRRTLPERGRLALNMMLMTATGQVSLDWTDEADCVRKTVVVARLAPLMNALYANSPLVEGKPSGYMSFRNRVWDEVDPTRCGYLPAFFDGSFSYRAYVEWAMDAPLLFLRRNGQYLHPKLTFRQLLSDGFEGQPADMDDWTDHLSTLFPEVRLKKVLEVRGADCGTAGMTGALAALWRGILYDTTALDEAEKLLPKLTYAEHLAFHDTARREGLEGRLGSQELYRLAEEMVGIARRGLQRLDAADAPLLDPLAEVAASKRSPAAVLLEAWAKDPRPETVLRLATV
- a CDS encoding outer membrane beta-barrel protein is translated as MVGGVAAAALGLATPAAAAVEAQNVAKGLGVRQDPAFGFDFHLGMGSLTGSLGDDVGLGWLVGFNAVTMPWKYVGLEVGYELERLPIKASRVGDEGEALWRNNLGLLVKAGPLIQDKWRPYIGTGFGVSYFNPSDGADHVYDSDWTTEIPIIVGAEYRLGYFYAGIRGSYSFIGGEDIVDRPGTTENAHGGLLNATLTLGARF